The following proteins come from a genomic window of Acinetobacter baumannii:
- a CDS encoding 3'-5' exonuclease — MRFPTLVFDIETLTDLKAGAHLYHLDLPEADVEQALTKIRRQESGMDFQRLPLHEIVCISGLWIDESGFRLFSFSREHYSEAEILQKFLSIFDKRHPTLVSWNGSQFDLPVILFRAMYHGLSAPGLFDQGELDSQKRFNNYQNRYHHRHIDLMDVMAMFNGRNFQKLDDVACILGLPGKRGESGYHVPEYVRTEQWLKLTSYCEGDVLNTWFIYLRWLLLKGQMNVDEHNHWISSSIEYLQTMPQQADFLEVWQRTSKHTEFTSHYFNPLNF; from the coding sequence ATGCGTTTTCCTACTTTAGTTTTTGATATTGAAACTTTAACTGATTTAAAAGCGGGAGCGCATTTATATCATCTTGATTTGCCAGAGGCAGATGTTGAGCAGGCACTCACAAAAATCCGTCGCCAAGAATCCGGCATGGATTTTCAGCGTTTGCCTTTACATGAAATCGTTTGTATTTCTGGTTTGTGGATTGATGAATCAGGTTTCAGATTATTTTCTTTTAGTCGGGAACACTATTCGGAAGCTGAAATTTTACAGAAATTTTTATCCATTTTTGATAAGCGTCATCCAACTTTAGTGAGCTGGAATGGTTCGCAATTTGATTTGCCCGTCATTTTGTTCCGTGCCATGTATCATGGTCTTTCGGCACCCGGGTTATTTGATCAAGGCGAGCTTGATAGTCAGAAGCGTTTTAATAATTACCAAAACCGTTATCACCACCGTCATATTGATTTAATGGATGTTATGGCAATGTTTAATGGCCGTAATTTCCAGAAACTCGATGATGTAGCCTGTATTTTAGGTTTACCAGGTAAACGTGGTGAGTCGGGTTATCATGTGCCTGAATATGTACGTACAGAACAATGGTTAAAGTTAACCAGTTATTGTGAAGGTGATGTGCTCAATACATGGTTTATTTATTTGCGTTGGCTATTGCTCAAAGGCCAAATGAATGTAGATGAGCATAACCACTGGATTAGTTCGAGTATTGAGTATTTACAGACTATGCCTCAGCAAGCCGATTTTCTTGAGGTGTGGCAACGTACATCGAAGCATACCGAATTTACGTCCCACTATTTTAATCCTTTAAATTTTTAG